One genomic segment of Sanyastnella coralliicola includes these proteins:
- a CDS encoding DUF3575 domain-containing protein, producing the protein MRRLLLLGVALLTVICVHAQHGLRLQNSYFLTGLPLFGAGYEYENNSSFTYGLHVEFGRYAYHQQDMINTAWESYSVQGVALLPEVRFYPWHDNQESVHRGVFIAGFGHARRLKEYLMEDPSVGAELRKGYSIGGGLAAGYRTACGDTPLYVEVLGGFGRASASFNTPSVYNEARQRAGDYDSTTNLYRFELAIGYRF; encoded by the coding sequence ATGCGTCGCCTATTGCTTTTGGGCGTAGCGCTGCTGACTGTCATTTGTGTCCACGCCCAACACGGATTGCGCCTGCAGAACAGCTACTTCCTGACTGGTCTACCCCTCTTCGGAGCTGGATATGAATATGAGAACAACTCTTCGTTCACGTATGGACTTCATGTAGAATTCGGACGATACGCGTACCATCAACAAGACATGATCAACACCGCCTGGGAATCATACAGCGTTCAAGGTGTTGCTTTACTTCCTGAGGTACGTTTTTACCCTTGGCATGATAACCAAGAGTCCGTGCATCGAGGGGTCTTCATTGCCGGTTTTGGACATGCACGTCGACTGAAAGAATACCTTATGGAAGACCCAAGCGTGGGAGCTGAATTACGCAAGGGATATTCGATTGGAGGTGGCCTAGCTGCTGGATACCGCACTGCCTGTGGAGATACCCCGCTATACGTTGAGGTACTCGGAGGTTTTGGTCGCGCCAGTGCCTCTTTCAATACGCCTTCGGTGTACAATGAAGCCCGTCAGCGTGCTGGTGATTATGACAGCACCACAAATCTTTACCGATTCGAACTCGCCATCGGTTATCGATTCTAA